A portion of the Chryseobacterium tructae genome contains these proteins:
- a CDS encoding LytR/AlgR family response regulator transcription factor — MEKLRCVVLDDEPIGREIIENFVKEIPFLELTDSFGDSVEALMFLQNNSVDIIFSDIQMPKINGLDLVKTLENPPVIIFITAHRDFALDGFETGATDYLVKPVRFDRFIKAVNKAKDYLNLKQNSTVHQVNSDRIFIKSDGKLTKILLDEILYVEAQGDYLKIVINNESYTTLATLKSMDEVLALPKFFRVQRSFIVNLEAIRSLNGNMVELTNGKNISIALNKKEELYQVLGIR, encoded by the coding sequence ATGGAAAAATTACGTTGTGTCGTATTGGATGACGAACCGATTGGAAGAGAAATTATTGAGAATTTCGTTAAGGAAATTCCATTCCTGGAATTAACTGATTCTTTTGGAGATTCTGTGGAAGCGCTTATGTTTCTTCAAAATAATTCTGTGGATATTATTTTTAGTGATATTCAGATGCCAAAAATCAATGGTTTGGATTTGGTCAAGACGTTGGAAAATCCACCGGTTATTATTTTCATTACGGCTCACAGAGATTTTGCTTTGGACGGATTCGAAACAGGAGCTACTGATTATCTGGTGAAACCTGTTCGATTTGATCGTTTTATAAAAGCTGTAAATAAAGCAAAAGATTATCTCAATCTGAAACAAAATTCAACGGTTCATCAGGTTAATTCTGACCGGATTTTCATCAAATCAGACGGGAAACTCACGAAGATTCTTTTAGATGAAATCCTTTATGTTGAAGCGCAAGGAGATTATCTGAAAATCGTTATTAATAATGAATCTTACACCACTCTTGCCACGTTGAAATCCATGGATGAAGTTCTGGCTTTACCCAAATTTTTCCGGGTTCAGAGATCATTCATTGTTAATCTGGAAGCCATCAGAAGTCTTAATGGAAATATGGTTGAATTAACCAATGGAAAAAACATTTCTATTGCCCTGAATAAGAAAGAGGAGTTGTATCAGGTTTTGGGGATTAGATAA
- a CDS encoding sensor histidine kinase: MHTEQKQIEIIANQNFLVDFEKFYNKSPKIIFHFLMWFVFSVLLYLNYYWELKLPVFDSVILTIRNAVNNMVVFYAFFYLLVPKILLLNRKVSVVLLILSIPVLIYIWVTVNHFIFKIYYHLGFEINFPVYKDIIKRNGSRSLMEAINVKAVVANSVLVIFSMLPFFFVKILLEIIKIYNRTTELQQQKLEVEIQNINIEKDFLKSQLNPHFLFNTLNNLYGLSVKKDDLAPEVILNLSDIMSYTLYESNSEKVALEKEIDFIKNYFELEKMRYPKDKNIQLEISGEDEISGLYIAPLMTFTFIENAFKYGLRSSQNQFIKQEIEIRNGLFYFVLENDIDPAEIKKEFGGIGLKNIKKRLQLLYPNQHILNIQTLENSFRIELKINL, from the coding sequence ATGCACACAGAACAGAAACAGATCGAAATTATTGCTAATCAAAATTTCTTAGTGGATTTTGAGAAATTCTATAACAAAAGTCCCAAAATAATTTTCCATTTTCTGATGTGGTTTGTATTTTCGGTTTTGCTATATCTTAATTATTATTGGGAACTCAAATTGCCTGTTTTTGACAGCGTTATTTTGACCATAAGAAATGCAGTAAACAATATGGTTGTTTTCTACGCCTTCTTTTACTTATTAGTTCCGAAAATACTTCTGTTAAACAGAAAGGTATCTGTTGTCTTACTGATTCTTAGTATACCGGTTTTGATTTACATTTGGGTGACAGTCAATCATTTTATATTTAAAATTTACTATCATTTAGGCTTCGAAATCAATTTTCCGGTTTATAAAGACATCATCAAGCGAAATGGTTCCAGAAGCTTGATGGAAGCCATAAATGTAAAGGCAGTTGTCGCCAATTCAGTTCTTGTCATCTTTTCAATGCTGCCATTTTTCTTCGTTAAGATTTTGTTGGAAATCATCAAAATTTATAACAGAACTACGGAATTACAACAACAAAAATTAGAAGTTGAAATCCAGAATATCAATATAGAAAAAGACTTTCTGAAATCGCAATTGAACCCGCATTTTCTCTTCAATACGTTGAATAACCTTTATGGTCTTAGTGTCAAGAAAGATGACCTTGCACCAGAAGTGATCCTTAACCTTTCCGACATCATGAGCTACACCCTTTATGAATCTAATTCTGAAAAAGTAGCGCTGGAAAAGGAAATCGATTTCATCAAAAATTATTTTGAACTCGAAAAAATGCGTTATCCAAAAGATAAAAACATTCAGTTGGAAATCTCTGGAGAAGATGAAATTTCCGGACTTTATATTGCGCCTCTAATGACTTTTACTTTTATAGAAAATGCTTTTAAATATGGTTTACGAAGCTCTCAAAATCAGTTCATCAAACAAGAAATCGAAATCAGAAATGGCCTATTTTATTTTGTTTTGGAAAATGATATTGACCCAGCAGAAATCAAAAAAGAGTTTGGGGGAATCGGGCTGAAAAACATCAAAAAGAGATTACAACTACTCTACCCGAACCAACATATTCTGAATATCCAAACTTTGGAAAACAGCTTCAGAATTGAACTAAAAATTAACTTATAA
- a CDS encoding DUF5694 domain-containing protein — protein MLITLKKVSLLIVLFVFSFSFSQEKINVLLLGTYHFNNPGSDAVKNAERNILTPENQKDLDQITQSIISKFKPDQIFVESNFNKKDDLNNQYQLYLNNQYSKFTDTVKKPRYKRYYIEGETSQLAFRLAKRAHIKQIYPIDSLIEMRLDILKKEMYSKNETKVLFEKELAKMTQSSNRCMEKKSLRDVFICFNEKEDLARNKGFYISMANKINSDGKYFGSNLVADWYKRNLIMYANIQNQLEPKAKNIFVLVGTGHAAIFKEFFENDENFNVIEVGDIL, from the coding sequence ATGCTTATCACACTCAAAAAAGTTTCACTACTTATTGTTTTATTCGTTTTCAGCTTTAGTTTTTCTCAGGAAAAAATCAATGTTCTGTTATTAGGAACCTATCATTTTAACAATCCGGGAAGTGATGCCGTCAAAAATGCTGAACGCAATATTTTAACTCCAGAAAACCAGAAAGATCTGGATCAAATCACTCAATCTATTATTTCAAAATTCAAACCGGATCAGATATTTGTGGAAAGTAATTTTAATAAAAAAGATGATTTAAACAACCAGTATCAACTGTATCTCAATAATCAATACAGCAAGTTTACAGACACTGTAAAAAAACCACGGTATAAGCGATATTATATAGAAGGAGAAACCTCTCAACTGGCTTTCAGATTAGCAAAAAGAGCCCATATCAAACAGATTTACCCAATCGACAGCCTTATAGAAATGAGATTGGATATCCTTAAGAAAGAAATGTATTCAAAGAATGAAACAAAGGTACTTTTTGAAAAAGAACTAGCCAAAATGACCCAATCAAGTAATAGATGTATGGAAAAAAAATCATTAAGGGATGTTTTCATTTGCTTCAATGAAAAAGAAGATCTGGCTAGGAATAAAGGTTTTTATATTTCTATGGCTAACAAAATCAATTCTGACGGTAAATATTTCGGTTCAAATCTGGTTGCAGATTGGTACAAAAGAAACCTGATCATGTATGCTAATATTCAGAATCAGCTGGAACCTAAAGCTAAGAATATTTTTGTTCTGGTCGGCACCGGACATGCTGCCATCTTCAAAGAATTTTTTGAAAATGATGAAAATTTTAATGTAATTGAAGTGGGTGATATTTTGTAG
- a CDS encoding CPBP family glutamic-type intramembrane protease has product MSLFTPFIWLLLISPIFILAFFKSKKGNLKFLLLFLALFLADNYLQIFSKELIPPFLGLKFAWVGKLLSLILSLSVINFVNKNDRKEIGFTTSTTSKSQIKYGIFVFLGFLIFDFIFKLILFPKGGEFDWETFVFQATMPGLTEELLFRGIYLWIFDKVFLPHWNFKGIQFGWSFVIVTVLFGVAHGIVLTSDHQFKFDIITIVYLTLISSLSVGILRKFAGNLIYPVVGHNVINLMNAIIRIL; this is encoded by the coding sequence ATGTCTTTATTTACTCCGTTCATTTGGCTTCTGCTCATATCGCCAATTTTCATTCTAGCTTTCTTCAAATCTAAAAAAGGAAACCTGAAATTTCTTTTGTTATTCTTAGCTCTATTTTTAGCTGATAATTATTTACAGATATTCAGCAAAGAATTGATTCCTCCTTTTTTAGGATTAAAGTTCGCCTGGGTTGGAAAACTTCTAAGTTTAATCTTGTCTTTATCGGTCATCAATTTCGTGAATAAAAATGACAGAAAAGAAATTGGATTCACGACTTCCACTACTTCAAAAAGTCAAATCAAATACGGAATTTTCGTTTTTCTGGGATTCTTGATTTTCGATTTTATTTTCAAACTCATTCTATTTCCAAAAGGCGGGGAATTTGATTGGGAAACATTTGTTTTTCAAGCCACAATGCCAGGTTTGACGGAAGAATTATTATTCCGTGGAATCTATCTATGGATTTTTGACAAAGTCTTTTTACCCCATTGGAATTTCAAAGGAATCCAATTCGGTTGGTCATTTGTTATTGTGACAGTGCTTTTCGGAGTTGCTCATGGCATTGTTTTGACTTCGGATCATCAATTCAAGTTCGATATTATCACGATTGTTTACCTCACCTTGATCTCATCTTTAAGCGTTGGAATTCTTAGAAAATTCGCCGGAAATCTTATCTACCCTGTTGTGGGTCACAATGTAATCAACCTAATGAACGCTATTATCAGAATTCTTTAA
- a CDS encoding helix-turn-helix transcriptional regulator: MNRKLIAVRKAKKMTQADIATYLKISQTQYQKRETGKIKISDQEWVDIARLLDVSVEEIFEEYTSQYLVIQKKIEILKLQLKALSLQESI; encoded by the coding sequence ATGAATAGAAAGCTAATTGCTGTAAGAAAAGCAAAAAAAATGACGCAGGCAGATATTGCAACTTACCTTAAAATAAGCCAGACTCAATATCAAAAAAGAGAAACAGGAAAAATTAAAATTTCAGATCAAGAATGGGTAGATATTGCCAGATTGTTGGATGTTTCTGTAGAAGAAATTTTTGAAGAATATACTAGTCAATATCTTGTAATACAAAAAAAGATAGAAATCTTAAAACTACAACTAAAAGCACTCAGTTTGCAGGAGAGTATTTAG
- the gwsG gene encoding grasp-with-spasm system ATP-grasp peptide maturase — MIIIFSKNYGENTTDNVLNWLYHHKQDNEVVVRINGDDLLNKDFYIDISNSEFNFNNQKIDNQIVNTIWFRRTFDEDFLNIEPKIFNEFHNNKTLENHLFSELRTIYNFLESFLESSVWINKYSQSLNKLKTLKLAEKHGLNIPETYITNRIEIINKLAIEKNLITKPISDAVMLFDNDSHYMMYTSEVSEIKNEGHIFPTKVQSKIDKKFELRIFYIDDVFYSMAIFSQNDKKTKVDFRNYNYKKSNRSVPYKLPIKIESSLKELVKELDLKTCSIDMIVSKDEEYYFLEINPVGQFGMVSHPCNYHLEEQMSLYILKNHEKNNNEIKK, encoded by the coding sequence ATGATAATTATTTTTAGTAAAAATTACGGTGAGAATACAACAGATAATGTTTTAAATTGGTTGTATCATCATAAACAAGACAATGAAGTAGTAGTTAGAATAAATGGTGATGATTTACTAAATAAAGACTTTTATATTGATATTTCCAATTCCGAATTTAATTTTAATAATCAAAAAATAGATAATCAAATTGTAAATACGATTTGGTTTAGACGCACTTTTGATGAAGATTTTTTAAATATTGAACCTAAAATTTTTAATGAATTTCATAATAATAAAACTCTTGAAAATCATTTATTCTCCGAATTAAGAACTATATATAATTTTCTAGAATCGTTTTTAGAAAGTTCAGTCTGGATCAATAAATACAGTCAAAGTTTAAATAAGTTGAAAACGCTTAAACTTGCTGAAAAACATGGTCTCAATATTCCAGAAACCTATATAACTAATAGAATAGAGATTATTAACAAATTAGCAATAGAAAAAAATCTAATTACAAAGCCTATAAGTGATGCTGTAATGCTTTTTGATAATGATTCTCATTATATGATGTATACAAGTGAAGTAAGTGAAATTAAAAATGAAGGCCACATTTTTCCTACCAAAGTTCAAAGTAAAATAGATAAAAAATTTGAACTTAGAATATTCTATATAGATGATGTTTTTTATTCTATGGCAATATTTTCTCAAAATGATAAGAAAACTAAGGTAGATTTTAGAAATTATAATTATAAGAAAAGTAACAGAAGTGTTCCCTATAAACTACCGATAAAGATAGAATCAAGTTTAAAAGAATTGGTTAAAGAATTAGATCTGAAAACTTGCTCGATAGATATGATCGTTTCAAAAGATGAAGAGTACTATTTTCTTGAAATAAATCCTGTAGGACAGTTTGGAATGGTTTCCCACCCATGTAATTATCATTTAGAAGAACAAATGTCATTATATATATTAAAAAATCATGAAAAAAATAACAACGAAATTAAAAAATAA
- the gwsS gene encoding grasp-with-spasm system SPASM domain peptide maturase: MTYFNRFACCLVSYGHTRSIICDTQRNNYYLIPNSLYTLLIEEFPNFSIEEIYDSYGKENEKYLKDYINFLLANEIGFIDSRIIEELIPLNLNYKVAEPISSIIIDVSKESFFLEDSVHIAQFIDTNRVKQLQIRCYDVIDLNMFFKFLNNLSRTTLKGIEIILPYGIKLGNRLLNKNMIKSNDKINRLIYFGCGKYKQEKYMNRIITYVEDKIINQKSCGLISSKYFNSNLETYTLSNSHNSCLYKKISIDSEGNIRNCPSMPQSFGNIKDITLDEAVSHPDFKKYWNLTKDNIEVCKDCEFRYICTDCRAYTERTHTNSGGLDTSKPLKCGYNPYTSEWEEWSTNPLKEKAINYYEMQELVKEI, encoded by the coding sequence ATGACTTATTTCAATAGATTTGCTTGTTGCTTGGTGAGTTACGGGCATACAAGAAGCATAATTTGCGATACACAAAGAAATAATTACTACCTAATTCCAAATTCTCTCTATACTTTACTTATTGAAGAGTTCCCCAATTTTTCCATTGAAGAAATTTATGACAGTTATGGAAAAGAAAATGAAAAATACTTAAAAGATTATATAAATTTTTTATTAGCCAATGAAATAGGGTTTATAGATAGCAGAATCATAGAAGAACTCATTCCTCTAAACTTAAATTATAAGGTTGCTGAACCCATTTCCAGTATAATAATTGATGTAAGTAAAGAATCTTTTTTTCTTGAAGATTCCGTTCACATTGCACAATTTATCGATACCAATAGAGTAAAACAATTACAAATTAGATGTTATGATGTCATTGATTTAAATATGTTTTTTAAATTTTTGAATAATCTATCCAGAACTACTCTAAAAGGTATTGAAATCATTCTGCCTTATGGGATAAAATTAGGAAATAGGTTGCTCAATAAAAACATGATTAAGTCAAATGATAAAATTAATAGACTGATTTATTTTGGATGTGGTAAATATAAGCAGGAGAAATATATGAATAGAATCATAACTTATGTTGAAGATAAAATTATAAATCAAAAAAGTTGTGGATTGATTTCTTCAAAATATTTTAATTCTAATCTCGAAACATATACTTTATCCAATAGCCACAACTCCTGTCTCTACAAAAAAATTTCCATAGATTCTGAAGGTAACATTAGAAACTGCCCTTCCATGCCTCAAAGTTTCGGGAATATTAAAGATATTACCTTAGATGAAGCAGTATCCCATCCTGATTTCAAAAAATACTGGAACCTGACCAAAGACAACATAGAAGTTTGTAAAGATTGTGAATTTCGATATATCTGTACAGATTGTAGAGCTTATACGGAAAGAACTCATACTAATTCCGGAGGTTTAGATACTTCAAAACCTTTAAAATGCGGATATAACCCATACACCAGTGAATGGGAAGAATGGAGTACCAATCCTCTTAAAGAAAAAGCAATCAATTATTACGAAATGCAAGAATTGGTAAAGGAAATATAA
- a CDS encoding FAD/NAD(P)-binding protein: MNIAIIGAGPAGVITATAICNKVKDKLLSIDLYDFGTPFRGRSFNTHSGNMLLNTSVGVSFIDPDNPDGFIDYINKNKKVQVQPGDVVSRDLAVYFLESEFTLAKKNGANVNFYKETVNDISINHSGQLCVTYNKRTICYDSVIITTGLQFSPPPVIVRHKNIISPYPATNLTKIDKTSSVLILGSRLSAVDTLVHLEKSGHKGRIDVYSQSQLFPSVRHHVIKPSERFFLEQYQQAVENLPNNYSRITCFLEMFKDYLSKKGMVLRDIIAVYGNSGGTQLEQDIRNCQENRNIWENILMDLIDGLNYVWPSLPSEDKTRFNREVNPWFGRIAHSMPLGNAVTVLKLFHNNQLMMLSSGELLTADINKYDVVVNATGLQSAENDVLLSSLSKKNLLTFNGNGGVQIDEWTHRLRNDIPLYANGSIVQGDVFTANSIYSTSYGARKIALDIEKIFKNTMIEH, encoded by the coding sequence ATGAACATTGCAATCATTGGTGCCGGCCCTGCTGGTGTTATTACCGCTACTGCTATTTGTAACAAAGTAAAGGATAAACTTTTATCTATAGATCTTTATGACTTCGGAACTCCATTTCGTGGAAGATCTTTTAACACTCACTCAGGGAACATGTTATTAAATACAAGCGTGGGGGTTAGTTTTATTGATCCGGACAACCCTGATGGATTTATTGATTATATAAATAAAAATAAGAAAGTACAGGTTCAGCCGGGTGATGTGGTTTCCCGTGACCTGGCTGTTTATTTTTTAGAATCCGAATTTACACTTGCAAAAAAGAATGGTGCCAACGTTAATTTTTATAAAGAGACAGTTAATGATATTAGCATAAATCATTCAGGACAATTATGTGTTACTTACAATAAACGGACTATCTGCTATGATAGCGTGATTATCACTACTGGTTTGCAGTTTTCTCCTCCTCCAGTAATAGTGCGTCACAAAAATATCATTTCACCTTACCCCGCCACGAACTTAACCAAAATTGACAAAACGTCTTCAGTTCTGATACTTGGCAGCCGGTTATCCGCTGTCGATACATTGGTTCATCTGGAAAAAAGTGGCCACAAAGGGCGTATAGATGTGTACTCCCAGAGCCAGTTGTTCCCTTCCGTTCGACATCATGTGATAAAACCAAGTGAACGTTTTTTTTTAGAACAATATCAACAGGCTGTTGAAAATCTTCCAAATAATTACTCCCGAATAACTTGTTTTTTAGAGATGTTTAAAGATTATCTTTCAAAAAAAGGAATGGTATTAAGAGATATAATTGCTGTTTATGGGAATAGTGGTGGTACACAACTGGAGCAGGATATCCGGAATTGCCAGGAAAACCGTAACATCTGGGAAAATATATTGATGGATCTTATTGACGGACTCAATTATGTCTGGCCATCATTACCATCAGAAGATAAAACAAGATTTAATAGAGAGGTTAATCCCTGGTTTGGCCGGATAGCTCACTCGATGCCGTTGGGTAATGCTGTCACTGTTTTGAAATTATTTCACAATAACCAATTAATGATGCTAAGTTCAGGCGAGCTTTTGACAGCTGATATAAATAAATACGATGTTGTAGTCAATGCAACAGGACTTCAATCCGCAGAGAACGATGTACTTTTATCGAGTCTTTCAAAGAAGAACTTACTTACGTTCAATGGTAATGGTGGTGTGCAAATTGATGAATGGACTCATCGTCTGAGAAATGATATTCCATTATATGCAAACGGTTCAATTGTTCAGGGAGATGTGTTTACAGCAAACTCTATTTATTCAACAAGTTATGGGGCAAGAAAAATAGCCCTAGACATAGAGAAGATTTTTAAAAATACAATGATAGAGCATTGA
- a CDS encoding PTS sugar transporter subunit IIBC: protein MNFIDKNVSVEQAIILLAKNGIQVNEKEAKIILELLYLVSKIYNKPKEKKH from the coding sequence ATGAATTTCATTGATAAAAATGTTTCAGTTGAGCAAGCAATTATTCTTCTTGCCAAGAATGGAATTCAGGTAAATGAGAAGGAAGCTAAAATTATATTGGAATTACTATATTTAGTATCAAAAATTTATAATAAGCCAAAAGAGAAAAAACACTAG
- a CDS encoding flavodoxin has protein sequence MIDEFDKNIEEYFKKNENLTGLPSVAYFAQKSFLSPNYFGDLIKHFTGKAPIDHIHDYVILQAKDKLKETNNSISEISYSLGFDYPNYFARFFRKKKPSFHPKYSEINPLSMKATHNLIIYFSHSGNTQRIAELIENNIGADMLVIEAVQPYPEGFQAAVDEMSRQNKGKILPDFKQVNIDPQQYNRIFFGYPVWDSRLPPIVRTFLRDHNFNGCTIIPFNTHKGFGTGKSVNEIKEFAAGAKVKDALSINEKEIESAASIVKTWLKEINK, from the coding sequence GTGATAGACGAATTTGACAAAAATATTGAAGAGTATTTTAAGAAGAATGAAAATTTGACCGGATTACCTTCGGTAGCTTATTTTGCCCAGAAAAGTTTCCTTTCTCCCAACTATTTTGGGGACCTGATCAAGCATTTTACAGGAAAAGCACCTATTGATCACATTCATGACTATGTTATATTACAAGCAAAGGATAAATTAAAGGAAACCAATAATTCAATAAGTGAAATATCTTATAGTTTGGGATTTGATTATCCCAATTACTTTGCTCGCTTTTTCCGTAAAAAAAAACCGAGCTTTCACCCAAAATATTCAGAAATCAATCCATTATCAATGAAAGCAACTCATAATCTCATCATTTATTTTTCACACTCCGGCAATACACAAAGGATTGCGGAACTTATTGAAAACAATATAGGAGCTGATATGCTGGTTATAGAAGCTGTACAGCCTTATCCTGAAGGATTTCAGGCAGCAGTTGATGAAATGTCACGCCAAAACAAAGGAAAAATACTTCCGGATTTCAAACAAGTGAATATTGATCCCCAACAATATAATCGGATTTTTTTTGGATATCCTGTATGGGACAGCAGGCTTCCTCCTATAGTAAGAACATTTTTGAGAGACCATAATTTCAACGGATGTACAATTATTCCCTTCAATACCCATAAGGGATTTGGTACCGGGAAAAGTGTTAATGAAATTAAGGAATTTGCCGCAGGAGCAAAGGTTAAGGATGCGTTATCCATTAATGAAAAAGAGATTGAATCTGCAGCATCTATAGTAAAAACGTGGCTTAAAGAAATCAATAAATAA
- a CDS encoding alpha/beta hydrolase has protein sequence MSQEKITIKNGNGQGIILSAIINFPEGFDQNKKYPAVVVSHPGGGVKEQTAGLYAGKLAENGFVTIAYDASYQGESTGEPRQLENPYVRTEDVSAVVDYLTTLPYIDTDNIGAMGICAGAGYTANAAINDHRIKAVGMVSAVNIGSMFRNGWENNVKDADALPYLVAGSNARTADAKEGIQSIPLAPMKEEDAPNEELREAWEYYHTDRCQYPTAPGFATARSLTQIISYDAYNKAEAFFTQPLLAIVGSVAGSAWMSDDLLKIAATADKRKYIVEGANHMSLYDRENYVNEAVSQLAPFFTEKLA, from the coding sequence ATGTCACAAGAAAAAATCACTATCAAAAATGGTAACGGGCAAGGAATTATCTTATCAGCAATAATCAACTTTCCTGAAGGATTTGATCAAAACAAAAAATACCCGGCAGTAGTAGTATCTCACCCAGGGGGAGGTGTTAAGGAGCAGACTGCAGGTTTATACGCAGGAAAACTAGCAGAAAATGGATTTGTTACCATTGCTTATGATGCCTCTTACCAGGGAGAAAGTACAGGAGAACCACGTCAGCTTGAAAATCCTTATGTAAGAACAGAAGATGTAAGTGCTGTCGTAGATTACCTGACAACACTTCCTTATATAGATACAGACAATATCGGAGCAATGGGTATTTGTGCAGGAGCAGGTTATACAGCCAATGCAGCGATCAATGATCATAGAATCAAAGCTGTAGGTATGGTAAGTGCTGTGAATATCGGGTCTATGTTCAGAAACGGTTGGGAAAACAACGTAAAAGATGCAGATGCACTTCCTTATCTTGTAGCAGGTTCCAATGCCAGAACTGCAGATGCAAAAGAAGGAATCCAGAGCATTCCTTTGGCACCAATGAAAGAAGAAGATGCTCCTAACGAAGAATTGAGAGAAGCATGGGAATATTACCATACAGACCGTTGTCAGTATCCTACAGCTCCAGGATTTGCTACAGCAAGAAGCTTAACTCAAATTATCTCTTATGATGCCTATAACAAAGCAGAGGCTTTCTTTACGCAACCTTTATTAGCTATTGTAGGAAGTGTAGCAGGAAGCGCATGGATGAGTGATGATTTACTTAAAATTGCAGCTACTGCTGATAAGAGAAAATATATTGTTGAAGGAGCCAATCACATGTCATTATACGACAGAGAAAATTATGTGAACGAAGCCGTTTCACAATTGGCGCCTTTCTTTACTGAAAAATTAGCTTAA
- a CDS encoding alpha/beta hydrolase, with the protein MKKVTFKNIAWDNAAILQFPADFDQNKKYPTIVTMHPIGSCKEQTAGNVYGKALAEAGFVVLTFDASFQGESGGAPRYIENPFHRTDDVRYAIDYLETLPYVDTDKIGILGVCGGGAYSLNIAMTERRIKAVVSITGVNFGRLLRDGFAGGSPMEVLNNVAGQRSTEAKGGDLLTINMLPESVEAGKAAGIEDIDVLEATDYYKTSRGQTTGGATSAVYSRMGVGMGWDAFYLSETLLTQPILVVIGDKPGGFGAYRDGYEIIRRAASDKKELLVVEGYSHYDLYDQPEPVRQALEKAIPFFKENLA; encoded by the coding sequence ATGAAAAAAGTAACTTTCAAAAACATAGCTTGGGATAATGCTGCAATACTGCAATTCCCGGCAGATTTCGATCAGAATAAAAAATATCCGACAATTGTAACCATGCACCCGATTGGTAGTTGTAAAGAACAGACAGCAGGAAATGTTTATGGGAAAGCACTAGCTGAAGCCGGTTTTGTTGTCTTGACATTTGATGCTTCCTTCCAGGGAGAGAGTGGAGGTGCGCCAAGATACATTGAGAATCCATTCCATCGTACAGATGATGTGCGCTACGCAATTGATTACTTAGAAACATTACCTTATGTAGATACCGATAAAATCGGAATTTTGGGAGTTTGTGGTGGCGGTGCTTATTCTTTGAACATTGCGATGACAGAACGCCGTATCAAAGCAGTAGTTTCCATTACAGGAGTCAACTTTGGACGTTTATTACGGGATGGTTTTGCAGGAGGAAGTCCGATGGAAGTATTGAATAATGTCGCTGGGCAACGTTCTACGGAAGCGAAAGGAGGAGATTTATTGACCATCAATATGTTACCGGAATCTGTTGAAGCAGGAAAAGCAGCTGGAATTGAAGACATAGATGTACTGGAAGCAACAGATTATTACAAAACGTCCAGAGGACAGACAACAGGTGGAGCCACCAGCGCCGTATACTCAAGGATGGGAGTAGGAATGGGATGGGATGCTTTTTACTTATCTGAAACCTTACTAACACAGCCTATTCTGGTAGTAATTGGTGACAAACCTGGTGGTTTCGGAGCTTATAGAGATGGATATGAAATCATTCGTCGTGCGGCATCTGATAAAAAAGAATTACTTGTTGTAGAAGGATATTCGCATTATGATCTTTATGACCAGCCTGAGCCCGTAAGACAGGCTTTGGAAAAAGCGATCCCTTTCTTTAAAGAAAATTTAGCATAA